GAATTGCAATCGAAAGCACTTTGTGTTGACGAGCTTCCCGTGATGAGCCTAGATTGACCACGGTTAATAGGCTGTGCCGCGTTCCGCGCGATGTCTCCGACTGGTGAGGTGTTTGTATGTCCCGGTTCGACTACGCCGTGCTCGAAAGTGCCCCGAAAGTCCCCGGGCGGCCGCGGCACAAGACCCGTGAAGTGGCGGTCGGCGACAAGGTGTTCGGCGGGGCGAACCCGGTCTGGGTCCAGTCGATGACCACGACCGACACCTTTGATGTCGAGGGGACGGTCGAGCAGATCAAGAAACTCGAAGAAGCCGGGTGTGAACTCGTCCGGGTGACGGTGCCCAAGCCGGAAGACGCTGGGGCTCTCGGGGAAATCCGCAAGCGGATCGGCATCCCGCTCATCTGCGACATCCACTTCGACTACAAGATGGCCCTCGCGGCCCTCGACCACCCGATCGACAAGATTCGCATTAACCCCGGCAACATCGGCGGGTACGACCGGTTCCGGCAGGTGGTGCGGAAAGCCAAGGCCAAGGGCATTCCCATGCGGGTCGGCGTGAACGCCGGCTCGCTGGAAAAGGAACTCGTCGAGAAGTACGGCTTCCCGTGCCCGCCGGCGATCGTCGAGTCTGCCCTGCGGTCGATCGAGGTGGCCGAATCCGAGGGGTACGACCAGATCGTCGTCTCGCTCAAGTCGTCGGACGTGCTGGTCGCGGTCGAGTCGTATCGGCTGTTCGCCCAGCTCGCGGACTACCCGACGCACATCGGCATCACCGAAGCGGGCAAGCCGCCCTACGCCGTCACCAAATCGTCCGCCGGCCTCGCGCCGATCCTGCTGGACGGCATCGGCGACACCATCCGCATCTCACTCCTGGGCGACCCGGTGCCCGAAATCGCGGCCGCGTTCGACATCCTGCAAGCCACCCAGCGCCGCGTCCGCCGGCCCGAATTGATCGCCTGCCCGACGTGCGGCCGGCTGGCGATCGACCTGGAGAAGATCATCGCGGAACTCGAACAGCGTCTGGAAGGCCGCCGGTTGCCGGTGAAAATCAGCGTCCTCGGCTGCGTGGTCAACGGCCCCGGCGAGGCCCGCGAGGCGGACATTGGCATCGCCGCCGGGAACGGCAAAGGGATGATCTTCCGCAACGGGGAGATCGTCCGCCGGGTGGACGAAGCCGAGATCGTCGACGCACTGATGGAAGAAGTTGCGCGGTGGGAAATCGAGAACGCGGACCGCATCCCTAAGGACAAAGACGCGGAGCGACTCGGCCGCCGTAAGTTGCCTATGGTCGCGAGCTGAGGCTGAAAAAACAACCGACCGCGAGCGAGAAGAATGGCCGCCGCACTCGCGCGGCGGCCTGGAATTCGTGGGGAGTTTGAATTGCCCCCAAGTCGGCTTCACCTTTCCAGTTGATGACGACACGCCGGATGGCATATGATACAGTGCCGGATGGCGATGCGAGTGACCGATCCGGAGCCTAGGATTGGCCCGTCCGCACCACCTCTCCCGCTTGGGAATCACCGCCGCGCACACGACGCGGCGGCGCGACCGATGAAACACGACGAGGGCGCCAACGATCCGCCCCACGCATCTGATCCGAGCGACGGTATCCCAGGTCCGCGAATGGGCCGGAACACTGACCGGGCCGGTTACCCCCGGCCCGCATCCCGCTCGCCCGACGGGTGGCTCCCCGCCACGGTACGAACGCCTTCGCCGCGTGGTGTTAACCGACGAAGTGTCGCGGACCCTTTTCGGCGAATACGCCGCGCACCGGGCGACGGACCGCGGGACTGAGGAAACGGGCTGGCTGTTACTCGGCCTCCGCGAGGCGGACGAGGCCATCGTCCTGGCGACCCTCCCCGCCGGCGCCGACCGCGACGCGGGCGAGGCCCACGTCCGGTTCAACGGCGTGGCCCAGACGATCGGGTATCGGGTCGTTTGGCAGTTCGACCGACGGCTCACCCAGCTCGGCGTCGTTCACACGCACCCGGGGACACTCCGGCACCCGAGCGACGGCGATTACGACGGGGACCGGGAGTGGGTGCCCTGCCTCCAAGGCGGAGAAGGGGTGTTCGGGATCGGAACGCTGGACAGGCGGGGGCACGACGAGCCCGGCGGAAGCGAGACCGCCGTCGGCGGGCACCCCAAGCCGCACGTGCAGACATTCGGCGACCTGAGATTCGACTGGTACTCACTCGCCGCCGGGGACAAAAAATACACCCCGCTCAACGTCGAGATCACGATTGGCCCGGATCTCGCATTACCGCTCCGACCCGTTTGGGGCGTCATCGAGGACCACGCGGACCGGCTCGACCGGCTGGCCCGACAGATGGCCAAGGTCCGGTTCGAGGTGGGGCGGGGGCGCGACGGGCCGGCCCTGGGCGTGGTGGTGGGGCTGGGGGCACCGGAACAGACGCTCCGGGTCGTACTCGAAGGGAAAACGGCACGATACTTTTACGAGGCGGGCGGGGAAGTGTTTCACCCCGACCTGCCGGCGGGCACGGCCCCGGACCAGGGGGTCTATCTGATCCTGGCCGAGCTGGCCGCCCGCGGTTGAGGAGCCAACGAAGGTCAACGTGACCAATGTTGGGTTCGGTTTCGCCCGGATGGAGAGACGGCCATGGACTTCCGACCGCTGACGACGAAAGAGAGGAGCGACCTGATCACCGCACTCCGCGGAAACGCCGAGAGTGATCGGGCCTTGCTGATGGACCGCCGCGACACGAGCTTCGCCGGAACCGCCGACGACGTGCCCGACGAAGAAGTCATCAACGCCATCAAGTCTGTTCCATGCCACTATTGAGGGGCTAGGGCGGGGCCCGGGTCCGCGCAGGGGGCGGTTTTCCTTCCGCCTTTGGTGCCCGGACCCGGACCCCGAACATTCCGAGAGTAGTACGCGGAGCTATGGGCTTACTGGACACCGAAACCGGGAAGCGGCGGCTCTTGACCGTCGAGATCCCGGTCGTCGAGAAGTACAACGAGGGCCGCGACCCGGAGTACCGCATCCGGTTGGCCCGCGTCGGCGGGACGTTAGTATTGTCGTACGCGCTGAAGCCCGGTCACAACCTGTACCAGATTGAAACCCGGCTCCTATCCAGCTACCCGACCGTCCCCCCGGAATCTCGGGTCATTACCCCCCTCAAGCACTGCCCGCACCTGCTCGAAGGGCAGACGCTGTGCCTGTGGCGGCAGGGCTCGACGCGGACGACGAGCCGGTGGGATCCCTCGCGGTTCACCTGCATCTTCGCCGTCCAGGCGGCTTGGCGGTGGTTGGCTTGCTACGAAATTTGGCACGAGACGGGCGAATGGCCGCTGCCAGAAGCCAAGTGAAGCCAATCCAATCGGCCACAGATGGGGACGGTTCATAGGGTTTGATGGCACGAGGACAAGGCAGTGTCATCTTCAGTCTGAAGGACTGACGGTTCTCAGCCCAGGGCAACGCCCTGGGTTGTTGCTTGGCGGGAGGTTGCATGTCGGTGGCTGTTCCCATGGCGTTGCCCTGGGCTGAGAACCGTCAGTCCTTCAGACTGAATAGAATAACATAATACACCCTCCACCTTCTTGTTAACTATTCATGGCTCACCTGTTCCAAGTCGGCGTCGGCAGTGGCGGCATCGTCGTGCTGGACCTGCTCGCCCGCGACCCGCGGGTCACGCGAGTCACGCTCGTCGACCCGGACGTTTACAAGCCCCACAACGTCCACCGCCACCTGTTCCCGGCGAGCGCGGTGGGGCGAGCGAAGGTGGAGTTGGCCGCGGAGTGGCTGCGGGAGCGGCGGCCGGAACTCGTGATTGAGACACTGCCGGTCGACCTGATGAGCCCGGCATACCAGGCAGACATCGTCCGCGCGGTCGCGGCGTGTGATGTGGCGGTATGCGCGGCCGACAACGAGGCCGCCAAGTACCACTTCGACCAGTTGATG
This portion of the Fimbriiglobus ruber genome encodes:
- the ispG gene encoding flavodoxin-dependent (E)-4-hydroxy-3-methylbut-2-enyl-diphosphate synthase is translated as MSRFDYAVLESAPKVPGRPRHKTREVAVGDKVFGGANPVWVQSMTTTDTFDVEGTVEQIKKLEEAGCELVRVTVPKPEDAGALGEIRKRIGIPLICDIHFDYKMALAALDHPIDKIRINPGNIGGYDRFRQVVRKAKAKGIPMRVGVNAGSLEKELVEKYGFPCPPAIVESALRSIEVAESEGYDQIVVSLKSSDVLVAVESYRLFAQLADYPTHIGITEAGKPPYAVTKSSAGLAPILLDGIGDTIRISLLGDPVPEIAAAFDILQATQRRVRRPELIACPTCGRLAIDLEKIIAELEQRLEGRRLPVKISVLGCVVNGPGEAREADIGIAAGNGKGMIFRNGEIVRRVDEAEIVDALMEEVARWEIENADRIPKDKDAERLGRRKLPMVAS
- a CDS encoding Mov34/MPN/PAD-1 family protein, whose product is MSRTLFGEYAAHRATDRGTEETGWLLLGLREADEAIVLATLPAGADRDAGEAHVRFNGVAQTIGYRVVWQFDRRLTQLGVVHTHPGTLRHPSDGDYDGDREWVPCLQGGEGVFGIGTLDRRGHDEPGGSETAVGGHPKPHVQTFGDLRFDWYSLAAGDKKYTPLNVEITIGPDLALPLRPVWGVIEDHADRLDRLARQMAKVRFEVGRGRDGPALGVVVGLGAPEQTLRVVLEGKTARYFYEAGGEVFHPDLPAGTAPDQGVYLILAELAARG